The DNA segment AAATTAtaaacaagtatattataatatatttcttctataaacaagtatattataatgtatTTCTTCTCCCCAAACGCCTATGGATATAGGTATTATGTCGAACCGCTATTAAATCTCTACATCTCAATCTCTTTACTTTCCCTGTATTTGTTTTCTATATACTTCCATGAATATATATGCATTAACACCGTACTGCCGCACCAGACCACTTTTAGAGGTATTAGACCACACTAATCAAGGTCGGTCGGAAAtgactttttctcattttctaatCTATTGTGTGATTTTTCATGAATCAACAATATATAAGACAATTGCATCACGTCACGTTATCATATTTGAGGAATGCCTGATAATTTTCCTCTAACCAATCAATCTACAAAGTAAGAAAATCAGATGTTGAATCAAGAGCCGTAGacccaattattttataatttgttacaattattttataatttgttacAGGACTAACTATTAGTTCCATTACAAGATTTTAATTAACATGCATTGCTTAATTTAATAGTCCAGCAACACGCTATACAATAAACAACggaatttaaaaacttttaaacTGGGCATATTCCTTGGGAAGAACATTAAAGAAGTTATTCGGTCATGTTCCGGACAAAGCTTTTCTATTTCTTAGATACATCTAAAAACAATATGTATTTCTCACCTGAGACAAAAAACTTAAAGAGAGAATTGGAAATTTCTCGACATTTAAGACgtttgactttttattttacaattatgtttaatatttcaaaaaCCCAAATTGTGTTAAAGTCAATGGATCTCAGTaaagttctatatatattttaaccaaTCGTTGATCATGCGCGCATGCATGGATGAGTCGACGATTGCTTGATGGAATGGACGTGGCATGGCAAGTGCTGTGCCGGATTTGAACTTTGAGTTTGCCCTTCGCATGgagcttttattttgtttgtttttttctttttcgtgaGTCTATATAAGGCAGTCAAAGCCATGAATCACTTCCCTCTTTTCTCGATCTTTAATCATTCACTGTAGCTAATCAGAAaatctccctcttcctcttccaattATTTGGAATCGGTACTCTGAGTCGACAGTGTCGTTCTGTTGACTTCTTCAGAAAAAATATAGAGAACGGCTTGGCCGAACTGTTGCATTAGTCTCAGTTGATTAATGTCTACTTTCTTTTTCGTCGATGCGGTTTCTTTGGGTGTTGAATAAATTAACTTGATCAAAATTGTGCAACACATAAAAAGTTGCAAGATTTTTTGGGGGGAGATCGAACAATGGGAGCGGTGTGCTCCGGCGGGGTGAAGAAGTTCAATGATGAAGTTCCAGAGATTTTTTCTGAGAAAGTCGATATAAAGAGCTCCAGTGAGCCTAAAGGGGGTTGTGATTTGGCTTCTCATGCAGATGATGCCGGGAAAACGAGAGGAAAGTCTGTTTTGACAATGGCTTCGACGCCGACATCGTCAACGTCACCGACTACCACGCCGCCTTGGTCGAAGCCAAAGCAGCCAATTTGGGCAGGCCAGGTTCGTTCGACGACTGCTAAATTGATTATGGTTGTTGATTTCAATGTTAgtatgaaaaaaaagataattggTTTCGGGGTAGTTATAATAAATGCATAATGCAATAATTAGCAgcttattttctttgaaattaGAGGAAAGCTCGTAGTTGGTTGGTATCTGCATCGGTTTTGATAATTACGGCAAGAGAAATTGTTACATTAATCGCAGTCTTTTAGTGGAGAATTTCAATAGAACTGTATGTGCATAGCAAAGAGGTATAAGATAGTTGCATAGTAGTCAGTAGGAAAAAGTCATGTCAAATTGATCATTCGAGAGCATCGACGCCGGCATACCGAATTAAAGATGCTAATTGCTAAATGAATCTTCTTGTCCAATTTCATTGCAAAAGGACAAAAGCTCCAGCTATCATCTTGGTTCAAGTTACGGTATTGGGAGCTTCATGTTTCCAATGGTGATCTGTTATTGAAGTCATTGGAACAGGACTATTTGTTTCAATAAACACAAACGAGAGGACTCATCATATTATGTCTGTGAAATTACTATTTATCCCAAAAGTTTAAGATGATAGAAagggatagattttattatttattttataacttaatACTTCCCCTCACGTGTAGACCAAACTCCCATTCAATGAGTGGACCTAACACGTGgaacattttattaaatatggtAGAGTGTAAAGTTAGGATTCGAACTCAGGACCTCTactttgataccatgtaaaaatTTTGGAATTGGTTTCTTCCTTGCTCAATCTAGGAAAAAAGGATTGAAGCTTGTATTGAAGtctaaatttttatatcataGATATTCTGGACTCAATAATGTTTCTATGCTTAGATTGGTGATACAAGTTTTCAGATGGTTATTCGAGAATGAGAATGTTCATATTGTTCATGCTATTGATGGACTGTCACTTATCTAATGCTTTTGCAGAGTTTTAAAAAGAGACTCCGTAGTGGGAGGAAAATATCCATATTGGCATTTGAAGTAGGTATTACAATCGCCAAAGGTGCAAACTTGTTACAATCTCTTGCTGAAGAAAATATCCAGGTCCTGAGAAAAGAGATTTTACATTCAGGGGTAGAACAATTAGTTTCCACAGATACAAAGGACTTACTAAGTTTTGCTACTGCTGACACAAGGTTATTACTTGTTAGATAAAATAGTTTGCTTTTGCTATGATTGTGCTTCTTTATGTCTAGTTTGCTACGATTTAATGATAActtgttttgtttctttcatcttttttaatttcGTTTTCCTTGTTTTAACCTTGGGGGCATTTCTAGGCTGGAGTATGAAGTTTTCTTGCGGGGAGTAATTAGATTTGGAGATCTGTGCAAAGACCCACAGTGGCACAATCTGGGTCCTTACTTTTCCAAGTAAGTTGCCGTTATAAAATTCAGTATAGTTTGCTGAAAATGCAAATATAATTCTTGAACTGGTTGAAATACTTCAGATTAGATTCTGATGGTCCAAGCCACAAACAACTTAAAGTTGATGCAGACAAGACAGTTCGGGAGTTGACTATGCTGTCTCGACACACTTCTGTAAGTTAATTCAAAACTTGGCATTTATATGTGCTGCTAGTTGGAGAAGTACTACCGATTGTGCAAATTTGTCGGCAGCATTTGATCATCCTTCACAAAGGTTGCATGATAAACAGTTTTTGAAGTATACACTGCAGTTTTTTAACCATACTAGTAATTTTTCCTTCGTTATATACATTTGTCATTTCATCCATCTGCCCTTGAAATTGGAATTCATATCTTGCGTTATGACTAACATGTCTCGCTCTAAGATGctaacttgtttctcttatgtAGGAATTATACCATGAGATGTATGCTTATGAAAGATTTGAACAAGATTATAATCGACAGCTGAAGGAAATGGAGTCCCTAAATCTCTCTCGACAAGGTTAGGCATAAAAAAATTTTCCACTTACCATAGATTTCTTAGATATATCTGTCATATTATGTGGAAGTTTGTATCTGTCTAATACATGCAAACCAATAGGTTCATATGCTATAGGAAAAATATACCCTTCTTCACATATCAGTAATCATATATCATTGATGGCAAATACTGCCTTGATAGAAGATAAAATCCTTTGAAATCAGGCAAAATTAGTATCCACCAAGTAATATACTAGTGTTATTATTTGCTAAGGATTTACCTTTTAAATGACTGACGAAAAAACTTCTCTTCAGTATCAGTACTTACCTTTCGTTTTCTACCTTCTGTCATGCTTTGTGGGACTTCTGTTTCTTCATAATTTACGagcatgcattttgttttttgtttttttggcttCTATTTCATCAACGTCCTCTTTAGTAGATAATATACTTAtggatttaattttaaaaagatttttcaaattcttactGATTTTTATTTGTGCTACCATTATTTTGTTCatggattaattttgaaaaGGTTTTCAAAATTCTAGCTTTTGATTGTTTATTGCGTCTAGTTTCTTCCAGAAGCCTGTCAACAACAGCAGAGCAGTATTTCATTAACTGGGCATTCTGTTTGTAATTGTAGGAAATTATCTCACAGCTTTTGGCTCTGagctcaaagaacaaagaaagcttgtaaagagtttgaaaaagaaatctCTTTGGTCTAGAAATTTTGAAGAGGTATATATCTATGAACATGTCATTATCTGAAGAGATACTCGGATACTGAGCATGGTGTCTAAATAATTAGTCTTACCCTCCACAGAACACGGtagaattattatttctctCGGTGAAGTTACTTATTCTTCTGTTTCAAATTATTCTGCTCATTGCAGATTGTGAAGAAGCTTTTGGATTTTAGCACTTGTATACATAAAGCTATACGGGAAGCTTTTGGAAATAATGGTATGAACTGAACATTTCAATTAATCCCCTCATAAATGTGATAATGCATGtgttcataattttcttttcttttccttgctCCATAGGACTAGTAAGGTTATCATTTGCGTGATTACCCAGTCAAACACATGGCATCTCATCTGGGTATGGAAGTGGTGAGTTCTAGGAGGACCATTTATGGAGGATATAGAAATCTGTTTGATATAAAAGTTCCATACCACCGAGTATGAACTAATACTTCCAAAGTTCCTCTACCTTCCCTTGAATCTCAGTAATTTCAGGTTTTTCTGGCCAAAAATGAAAGCTTGTGTAAAAGAAAAAACGATCCTATTTTCCATTGCAAAATCTTACTCACCCAGAAAATATAGCGTAGAATCTCATCTCGGCCTTTTGTCTTTT comes from the Carya illinoinensis cultivar Pawnee chromosome 8, C.illinoinensisPawnee_v1, whole genome shotgun sequence genome and includes:
- the LOC122274347 gene encoding protein PSK SIMULATOR 2-like yields the protein MGAVCSGGVKKFNDEVPEIFSEKVDIKSSSEPKGGCDLASHADDAGKTRGKSVLTMASTPTSSTSPTTTPPWSKPKQPIWAGQSFKKRLRSGRKISILAFEVGITIAKGANLLQSLAEENIQVLRKEILHSGVEQLVSTDTKDLLSFATADTRLEYEVFLRGVIRFGDLCKDPQWHNLGPYFSKLDSDGPSHKQLKVDADKTVRELTMLSRHTSELYHEMYAYERFEQDYNRQLKEMESLNLSRQGNYLTAFGSELKEQRKLVKSLKKKSLWSRNFEEIVKKLLDFSTCIHKAIREAFGNNGITLVCMEHSKGSPRLGETGLAFHYANIISQINIIAIRPSAIPPNLRDQLYRALPTSVKMALRSRNLDPTERTERLSIIQVKHEVEKILTWLVPLATNTIKAQHFRWVGEWARTSTEFGKKSSTAINNPIRIQTLYYADKEKTDQYILKLVTLLHRVNSLTRHRDHAFKSLPLRSPNRKALDFTPRCSISYP